Proteins encoded by one window of Collimonas fungivorans:
- a CDS encoding CocE/NonD family hydrolase — MRISSLFTLPGIALALGLSLASSGANAELCRSASPAEAASYASPMQSPGIVSPIDGTCWIPAMTITSFDGTKLAANLFLPKRNGSSDQKFPAIVMIASWAAPGRVEYIGQQQKLAQDGYVVVSYTARGFYLSEGQVDVAAPEDARDVSSVLDWLQANAPIDINNVAASGISYGAGLSLIALGQDPRFKTAVALSGWATLADQLYTSGSPNLTWATVLGLAGSVTGRPAPEVNQNILALLDPNTSAARIAEITAWAKPRSPSTYIAAINKRNAPVFISKNFQDDMFTPNSSLAMFAALTGPKKIVLNAGIHASAELTGALLGAPNYPYDQAHRWFNRWLKGEKNGVDTEPKVSMQIKFSDRRESFATWPAPELTNKTYYLGPRGAIHFDLSCFCGKGDKGLISSSPNKTTDSDLIQNLFDTTASSGLIPILSTLGETINLPVVNSLLTVNLAAGVRYEAPALGATQKIRGIPKLNLRATPSQARAQVVAYLYDVDAIGTGVLITHGATTLHWATPGQTVDFPIEFSATAYDVPTGHHIGVVLDTADSLYASPVNLGERFGVRFEFSPGQQSTLVLPTL; from the coding sequence ATGCGCATCTCGTCTTTATTTACCCTGCCCGGCATCGCCCTGGCGCTAGGTTTGAGCCTGGCGTCCAGCGGCGCCAACGCCGAACTGTGCCGCAGCGCCAGCCCGGCAGAAGCAGCCAGCTACGCCAGCCCCATGCAATCGCCGGGAATTGTTTCCCCCATAGACGGGACCTGCTGGATCCCCGCCATGACCATCACCAGTTTCGACGGCACCAAACTGGCGGCCAACCTGTTCCTGCCAAAACGTAACGGCAGCAGCGACCAGAAATTCCCCGCCATCGTCATGATCGCCAGCTGGGCGGCGCCGGGCCGCGTCGAATATATCGGCCAGCAGCAGAAGCTGGCGCAAGACGGTTATGTCGTGGTCAGCTACACCGCGCGCGGTTTCTACCTGTCCGAAGGCCAGGTAGACGTCGCCGCGCCGGAAGATGCACGCGATGTCTCGTCGGTGCTCGACTGGCTGCAAGCCAATGCGCCTATCGACATCAACAACGTCGCCGCCAGCGGCATTTCCTATGGCGCCGGCCTGTCGCTGATCGCACTCGGGCAAGACCCGCGCTTCAAGACCGCGGTCGCCCTGTCCGGCTGGGCCACGCTGGCGGACCAGCTGTATACTTCCGGCTCGCCCAACCTGACCTGGGCCACCGTGCTCGGCCTTGCCGGCAGCGTCACTGGCCGCCCAGCGCCTGAGGTGAACCAGAACATACTGGCCCTGCTCGACCCTAACACCAGCGCCGCCAGGATCGCCGAAATCACCGCCTGGGCCAAGCCGCGCTCGCCGTCCACCTATATAGCCGCCATCAACAAGCGCAACGCGCCTGTATTCATCAGCAAGAACTTCCAGGACGACATGTTCACGCCGAATTCTTCGCTGGCGATGTTCGCCGCGCTGACCGGGCCTAAAAAAATCGTGCTCAATGCCGGCATCCATGCTTCTGCCGAATTGACAGGCGCCTTGCTGGGTGCGCCCAATTATCCTTACGACCAGGCCCACCGCTGGTTCAACCGCTGGCTGAAGGGTGAGAAAAACGGCGTTGATACCGAGCCCAAGGTTTCGATGCAGATCAAGTTCAGCGACCGCCGCGAATCGTTTGCCACCTGGCCGGCGCCCGAGCTCACCAACAAGACCTACTATCTGGGTCCGCGCGGCGCAATCCACTTCGACCTCAGCTGCTTCTGCGGCAAAGGCGACAAAGGCCTGATCTCCAGTTCGCCGAACAAGACCACCGACTCCGACCTGATCCAGAACCTGTTCGACACCACCGCCAGCAGCGGCCTGATTCCTATCCTCTCCACCCTGGGCGAAACCATCAACCTGCCGGTGGTCAATTCGCTGCTGACAGTCAACCTTGCCGCCGGCGTCCGCTACGAAGCCCCGGCGCTCGGCGCCACGCAGAAAATCCGCGGCATTCCGAAACTGAATCTGCGCGCCACGCCTTCGCAGGCGCGAGCCCAGGTGGTAGCCTACCTGTATGACGTTGATGCGATCGGCACCGGCGTCCTGATTACCCATGGCGCAACCACCCTGCACTGGGCGACGCCAGGGCAGACCGTCGATTTCCCGATCGAATTCTCGGCTACCGCCTATGACGTACCGACCGGCCATCACATCGGCGTGGTGCTGGATACCGCCGACAGCCTGTATGCCTCGCCGGTGAACCTGGGCGAACGATTTGGCGTGCGCTTTGAATTCAGTCCCGGCCAGCAATCGACCTTGGTCCTGCCAACCTTGTAA
- a CDS encoding pyridoxamine 5'-phosphate oxidase family protein, which produces MLTTVEQLEEIYGKPHERSLWKEIDYLNQDYQSFVKASPFVVFASHGPEGMDCSPKGDAPGFVKILDERTLAVPDRPGNNRIDTLRNLIVDPRIGLLFIVPGIGETLRVNGRAEISAEPALLEQFAVDGKLPRTVIIVKVEATYFHCSKALVRSKLWDPAVQIERSSFPSPGAMLKRLGSSSFDADAYDRELPARVKATLY; this is translated from the coding sequence ATGCTTACCACCGTCGAGCAGCTGGAAGAAATCTACGGCAAGCCGCATGAGCGGTCGCTGTGGAAGGAAATCGACTACCTGAACCAGGATTACCAGTCCTTTGTCAAAGCTTCGCCATTTGTGGTGTTCGCTTCCCACGGCCCGGAAGGCATGGACTGCTCACCCAAGGGAGATGCCCCAGGCTTCGTCAAGATCCTCGATGAACGCACGCTGGCGGTACCCGACCGTCCCGGCAACAACCGTATCGACACCCTGCGCAATCTCATCGTGGACCCGCGCATCGGCCTGCTTTTCATCGTGCCCGGCATCGGCGAAACCCTGCGCGTCAATGGTCGCGCCGAGATTTCCGCGGAGCCGGCCCTGCTCGAGCAATTTGCGGTGGATGGCAAGTTGCCGCGCACCGTCATCATCGTCAAGGTGGAAGCGACCTACTTTCATTGTTCAAAGGCGCTGGTGCGCTCAAAACTCTGGGATCCTGCCGTGCAGATCGAACGGAGCAGTTTTCCGAGCCCTGGCGCCATGCTGAAACGCTTGGGCAGCAGTAGTTTCGATGCCGATGCCTACGACCGCGAATTGCCGGCGCGGGTCAAAGCCACCCTTTATTGA
- a CDS encoding spore coat protein U domain-containing protein, producing the protein MKKSTQGFILLVASACSAAGAFAATATATMTNTVTIANNCSIATIGFTTTYDPIVTNATANQDVTASVTTTCTPGAAPVITLGQGANANTGSTDSVPLRRVSSGGGTPTYLSYSLFSDSGRTTTWGNTVATAPATVNSTGTATPLTIYARVPSGQTGIATTYTDTVVATVTF; encoded by the coding sequence ATGAAAAAGTCTACTCAAGGTTTTATCTTACTTGTCGCATCAGCATGCAGCGCCGCCGGCGCTTTTGCAGCGACAGCCACGGCGACCATGACCAACACGGTTACCATCGCCAACAACTGCAGCATTGCCACCATCGGCTTCACCACCACCTACGATCCGATCGTGACCAATGCCACCGCCAACCAGGACGTGACCGCCAGCGTCACCACCACCTGCACCCCCGGCGCTGCACCCGTCATCACGCTGGGACAAGGCGCCAACGCCAATACCGGCTCCACCGATTCGGTGCCGCTGCGGCGCGTATCCAGCGGCGGCGGTACGCCGACCTACCTTAGTTATTCGCTGTTCTCGGATTCCGGCCGCACCACGACCTGGGGCAACACCGTCGCCACCGCGCCGGCAACAGTCAACTCCACGGGAACAGCAACGCCGCTGACGATTTACGCCCGCGTGCCGTCGGGACAGACCGGCATCGCCACGACATATACCGACACCGTGGTCGCCACCGTCACCTTTTAA
- a CDS encoding sigma-54-dependent Fis family transcriptional regulator, which yields MRDMSYNRSAEHFSCDPAVIEKSHRRSSAFGLDQNDKPDIMPLDRSSLSLLLEQNRVLHAHALPVMETLYEQIVNTHNMVILTDAHGVIVHALGDDDFLVKANRVALNPGVTWSEQSKGTNAIGTAIAEGVPTTVHADAHYLSANHFLTCSAAPILDYQGNILGVLDVSGDRGSYHKHTMALVRMSAQMIENQLFTAAFENAVTLHFHSRPEFIGTLVEGIACFTPGGRFLSANRSALFQLGLSQAALHSHTFSSLFGLPLSTLFDHYRAAAPGLLNLCLHSGVKVYARAELRLSNSVFQHYSELPSLPAAAAKMAARRLSSLRYLNTGDPHMATLIGKLDKVIGRDIPILIAGETGTGKELLAQAIHNDSPRKSSAFVAVNCASIPETLIESELFGYEEGAFTGARKKGGQGKLLQADGGTLFLDEIGDMPLSLQARLLRVLQERVVTPLGSTRAIPVNLAVICATNRNLRELIAANLFREDLYYRLNGLVVKLPALRERSDLDVIVDRLLAEAGSEGRCCSVAPDIMELFRRHSWPGNFRQLSNLLRTAVVMAGDDGIIRLEHLPDDFLEDVQAVPPLAVAAVSTAGAGSLEGLAQAAVRKAYEDCGGNISATAKALRVSRNTVYRKLNQR from the coding sequence ATGCGTGATATGTCATACAACAGGTCGGCGGAGCATTTTTCCTGCGATCCCGCGGTGATTGAAAAATCGCACCGGAGATCGAGCGCCTTCGGCCTGGACCAGAACGACAAGCCGGACATCATGCCGCTGGACCGCAGTTCCCTGTCGCTGTTGCTGGAACAGAACCGGGTCTTGCATGCGCATGCCTTGCCGGTCATGGAAACCCTGTACGAGCAGATCGTCAACACCCACAACATGGTGATCCTGACCGATGCTCACGGCGTGATCGTGCATGCGCTGGGCGACGACGATTTCCTGGTCAAGGCCAACCGCGTGGCCTTGAATCCGGGCGTGACCTGGTCCGAGCAAAGCAAGGGTACCAACGCCATAGGCACTGCCATCGCGGAAGGCGTGCCGACCACTGTGCATGCCGACGCCCATTATCTTTCGGCGAATCATTTCCTGACCTGTTCGGCGGCGCCGATTCTCGACTACCAGGGCAATATCCTCGGCGTGCTCGATGTCAGCGGCGATCGCGGCAGCTACCACAAGCACACCATGGCGCTGGTGCGCATGTCGGCGCAGATGATTGAAAACCAGTTGTTTACCGCGGCGTTCGAGAACGCCGTCACCCTGCATTTCCATAGCCGGCCCGAATTCATCGGTACGCTGGTGGAGGGCATCGCCTGCTTCACGCCCGGCGGCCGGTTCCTGTCGGCCAACCGCAGCGCCTTGTTCCAGCTGGGTTTGTCGCAGGCGGCCTTGCATTCGCATACCTTCAGCTCGCTGTTCGGCTTGCCGCTGTCTACCCTGTTCGACCACTACCGGGCCGCCGCTCCAGGTCTGCTCAATCTGTGTCTGCACAGCGGCGTAAAGGTTTACGCCCGCGCCGAGCTGAGGCTGTCGAACAGCGTGTTCCAGCACTACAGCGAACTGCCTTCCTTGCCTGCGGCTGCGGCGAAGATGGCGGCGCGCCGCCTGTCCAGCCTGCGTTACCTGAATACCGGCGATCCGCACATGGCGACCCTGATCGGCAAGCTCGACAAAGTGATAGGGCGCGATATTCCTATCCTGATTGCCGGCGAAACCGGCACCGGCAAGGAGCTTCTGGCACAGGCGATCCATAACGATTCGCCGCGCAAGAGCAGTGCTTTCGTCGCCGTCAATTGCGCCTCGATTCCGGAAACGCTGATCGAGTCTGAACTGTTCGGTTACGAAGAAGGGGCGTTTACCGGCGCCCGCAAAAAAGGCGGGCAGGGCAAGCTGCTGCAAGCCGACGGCGGCACGCTGTTCCTCGACGAAATCGGCGACATGCCGCTCAGCCTGCAAGCACGCTTGCTGCGGGTCTTGCAGGAGAGAGTGGTGACGCCGCTAGGCAGCACCAGGGCGATCCCGGTCAACCTGGCCGTGATTTGCGCCACCAACCGCAACTTGCGCGAATTGATTGCGGCCAACCTGTTTCGGGAAGATCTCTACTATCGCTTGAACGGCCTGGTGGTCAAGCTGCCGGCTTTGCGCGAGCGCAGCGATCTCGATGTGATTGTCGACAGGTTGCTGGCGGAAGCCGGCAGTGAAGGACGCTGCTGCAGCGTCGCGCCTGACATCATGGAACTGTTCCGCAGGCACAGCTGGCCGGGAAATTTCCGTCAGTTGAGCAACCTGTTGCGGACGGCGGTAGTCATGGCCGGGGATGACGGGATCATCAGGCTGGAGCACCTTCCCGACGACTTCCTGGAAGATGTGCAGGCTGTACCGCCGCTTGCGGTTGCGGCGGTTTCAACTGCCGGCGCCGGCAGCCTCGAAGGCCTGGCGCAGGCTGCGGTCAGGAAAGCCTATGAGGACTGCGGCGGCAATATATCCGCTACCGCCAAGGCATTGCGGGTTTCGCGCAATACCGTGTACCGCAAGCTGAACCAGCGTTAA
- a CDS encoding alpha/beta hydrolase family protein, protein MQLTKARMSAAILYSTVLLAPLATTALAQATPAAVAASAPAPAPAPAPACLTGAYQSPAGEIVTLTQRPGFPATLLASNLDGRTGTFEAGAENTMNAAADTDGQPRLAGRLRYAGCQDQPLVFQFDGGPEQQWSRLPLRITRTQFMSGTLKLNGELIEPAAPAGKPPLFVLVHGSESTAAVDASNRAFLMASQGVAAFVFDKRGTGQSEGVYTQDFVKLADDVAAAVVEARRLSAGRVGRVGVAGFSQGGWVAPLAAAKAPVDFVVVGYGVIGTPIEQDQWQVDYQLRNLGYGEEVVGKARSLTALAGTVAASNFYAGLPQLQKAKGKYAGEPWLDKVDGQYTGELLRGEVERARSESPGVIWYYDSEAVLRRLAIPQLWVFAQDDSVAPSAPSIARLDRFRGNDKTIDIAVFPGSDHGIRTFLVKPDGSRKYAGYAAGYNSLLADWMKGQALAPDAQDKMLGPTRGLR, encoded by the coding sequence ATGCAATTGACGAAAGCGCGGATGAGCGCCGCCATCCTGTATTCCACCGTTCTGCTTGCGCCGCTGGCAACTACAGCCTTGGCCCAGGCGACGCCCGCCGCAGTCGCAGCCTCGGCCCCGGCCCCGGCCCCGGCCCCGGCCCCGGCCTGCCTCACCGGGGCCTACCAGTCGCCTGCCGGCGAAATCGTTACATTGACCCAGCGTCCGGGATTTCCGGCCACCCTGCTTGCCAGTAACCTGGACGGCCGCACCGGGACCTTCGAGGCCGGCGCCGAAAACACCATGAATGCGGCAGCCGATACCGACGGCCAGCCCAGGCTGGCGGGCCGCTTGCGGTATGCCGGATGCCAGGATCAGCCGCTGGTTTTCCAGTTCGATGGCGGCCCGGAGCAGCAGTGGTCGCGCCTGCCGTTGCGCATCACCAGGACGCAATTCATGTCCGGTACGCTCAAGCTGAACGGCGAGCTGATCGAACCGGCGGCGCCTGCCGGCAAGCCGCCGCTGTTTGTGCTGGTGCATGGTTCGGAATCGACCGCGGCGGTGGATGCCAGCAATCGCGCCTTCCTGATGGCGAGCCAGGGCGTCGCTGCATTCGTGTTCGACAAGCGCGGCACCGGGCAGTCGGAGGGCGTCTATACCCAGGATTTCGTGAAGCTTGCGGACGATGTCGCCGCGGCGGTGGTTGAAGCGCGCAGGCTCAGCGCCGGGCGTGTCGGCCGCGTTGGCGTGGCCGGGTTCAGCCAGGGCGGCTGGGTGGCGCCGCTTGCCGCGGCCAAGGCGCCGGTCGACTTCGTGGTAGTGGGGTACGGCGTAATAGGCACGCCGATAGAGCAGGACCAGTGGCAGGTCGATTATCAGCTGCGCAACCTTGGGTACGGCGAGGAGGTGGTCGGCAAGGCGCGCTCGCTGACGGCGCTGGCCGGCACGGTAGCGGCGTCGAATTTCTACGCCGGCTTGCCGCAGCTGCAGAAAGCCAAAGGCAAATACGCCGGCGAGCCATGGCTGGACAAGGTTGACGGCCAGTACACGGGCGAGTTGCTGCGCGGCGAGGTGGAGCGGGCGCGCAGCGAAAGTCCTGGCGTAATCTGGTATTACGATTCGGAGGCGGTTTTGCGGCGTCTTGCGATTCCACAATTATGGGTGTTTGCACAAGATGATTCGGTCGCCCCGAGTGCGCCGTCCATTGCGCGCCTGGACCGTTTCAGGGGCAACGACAAAACCATCGACATCGCCGTCTTTCCCGGCTCCGACCATGGCATCCGGACCTTTTTGGTGAAGCCTGACGGCAGCCGCAAATATGCGGGTTATGCGGCAGGGTACAACAGCCTGCTGGCAGATTGGATGAAGGGGCAAGCGCTGGCGCCGGACGCCCAGGATAAGATGCTGGGGCCGACGCGGGGTTTGCGCTAG
- a CDS encoding alpha/beta fold hydrolase produces the protein MLKQIEAGVLNVTYAESGDADGRAVLLLHGFPYDIHAYDDVSALLAAAGCRVITPYLRGYGPTRFLSAATPRSGQQAALAHDLLALMDALAIPSAVLAGYDWGGRAACIVAALWPQRVRGLVSGGGYNIQDIAASVKPQAPENEWRYWYQYYFHGERGRAGLAQDRYAFCKLLWRLWSPNWRFDEETYRRSAAAFDNPDFVEVVIHSYRHRFGLAPGDPSYQNTESLLAAQPPISVPAVALDGAGDGVSPNGGSEGHGRFFSGPYQRRVIPLAGHNLPQEAAQDFADAILGLL, from the coding sequence ATGTTAAAACAGATCGAAGCAGGCGTTCTTAATGTTACCTACGCGGAGAGCGGCGACGCCGACGGCCGCGCGGTCCTGCTGTTGCACGGCTTCCCCTACGACATCCACGCATACGACGACGTCAGTGCATTGCTGGCGGCGGCGGGGTGCCGCGTCATCACGCCGTATCTGCGTGGTTACGGTCCGACCCGTTTTCTCTCGGCTGCTACGCCGCGCTCAGGCCAGCAGGCAGCGCTGGCGCATGACCTGTTGGCCTTGATGGATGCGCTGGCGATTCCCAGTGCGGTGCTGGCAGGCTACGACTGGGGCGGCCGCGCCGCCTGCATCGTCGCCGCGCTGTGGCCGCAGCGCGTGCGCGGCCTGGTGTCCGGCGGCGGCTACAATATCCAGGATATTGCCGCATCGGTAAAACCGCAGGCGCCGGAAAACGAATGGCGCTACTGGTATCAATATTATTTCCACGGCGAGCGCGGCCGGGCCGGGCTGGCGCAGGACCGCTACGCCTTTTGCAAGCTGCTGTGGCGCCTGTGGTCGCCCAACTGGCGGTTCGATGAAGAGACTTACCGGCGCAGCGCCGCCGCCTTCGACAACCCGGATTTTGTCGAGGTCGTGATCCATTCCTATCGCCATCGGTTTGGACTGGCGCCAGGCGATCCTTCATATCAAAATACGGAATCGCTGCTGGCCGCGCAGCCGCCGATCAGCGTGCCTGCCGTAGCGCTGGACGGCGCCGGCGACGGCGTCAGCCCGAACGGCGGCTCGGAAGGGCATGGGCGATTTTTCAGCGGACCATACCAGCGCCGGGTGATCCCGCTTGCAGGACACAACCTGCCGCAGGAGGCCGCGCAGGATTTTGCCGATGCGATCCTTGGGCTACTATGA
- a CDS encoding LysR substrate-binding domain-containing protein: MDNQTTRRLPPLAALKAFEAAARHLSVKSAAAELSVTPTAVSHQIRRLEDGLGVAVFQRLPRQLRLTAAGSELYVALREGFDLFAAAINRIQLRDTAHMLTISTTPAFAARWLLPRLGAFRKAYPKQDLRIHTSVEIAPLDGHTADIAIRYGLGSWPGLGAEKLFDDRIAPVCSPLLKVKKTRDLLKHTLIHCEWQSMLRKASTWRAWAQRAKFSELDSQGGIVFSDESHAISAAIGGQGVALLSTALIEPELQSGVLEQPFGPVLSNYAFYLAYPEARRAELRDACAWLSAQASASALRF, from the coding sequence ATGGATAACCAGACCACGCGCCGCCTGCCTCCGCTGGCCGCCCTGAAGGCATTCGAGGCCGCGGCGCGGCACCTGAGCGTCAAATCCGCAGCAGCAGAACTTTCGGTCACGCCGACCGCGGTGAGCCACCAGATCCGGCGCCTCGAAGATGGTCTTGGCGTCGCCGTATTCCAGCGCCTGCCCAGGCAATTGCGCCTGACGGCGGCCGGCTCGGAATTGTATGTAGCGCTGCGCGAAGGCTTTGATCTGTTTGCCGCCGCCATCAACCGTATCCAGCTGCGCGATACGGCCCACATGCTCACCATTTCCACCACGCCGGCGTTTGCCGCACGCTGGCTGCTGCCGCGGCTGGGCGCGTTCAGGAAGGCGTATCCGAAGCAGGACCTGCGCATCCATACTTCGGTGGAAATCGCGCCGCTGGACGGCCATACCGCGGATATCGCGATTCGCTACGGGCTTGGATCGTGGCCGGGACTGGGGGCGGAAAAATTGTTCGACGATCGCATCGCGCCGGTGTGCAGCCCTTTGCTCAAGGTAAAAAAAACCAGGGACCTGCTCAAGCACACCCTGATCCACTGCGAATGGCAGAGCATGCTGCGCAAGGCGTCGACCTGGCGCGCCTGGGCCCAACGTGCCAAGTTCAGCGAACTGGACAGCCAGGGCGGCATCGTATTCTCGGACGAGAGCCACGCCATCTCGGCGGCGATCGGCGGCCAAGGCGTGGCCTTGCTAAGCACTGCCCTGATCGAGCCCGAATTGCAGAGCGGCGTGCTGGAGCAGCCTTTCGGTCCGGTGCTTAGCAATTATGCCTTCTACCTGGCGTATCCGGAAGCCAGGCGTGCCGAACTGCGGGACGCCTGCGCCTGGCTCAGCGCGCAGGCAAGCGCCTCGGCCCTGCGGTTCTAG
- a CDS encoding FMN-dependent NADH-azoreductase yields MTTLLHLDASARGGRSDRQAHGSHTRRLTHRFVQQWLQQRPGDQVSVRDVGLNPPSPVSGEWIHAAFTAPALRASWMHQVLAESDMLVDEILAADILVLGVPMYNFNVPAQFKSWIDNIVRVGRTFGFDRQRQGEPYWPMLQDAGKRAVVLSSRGDYGYGAGQRIAAMNHVEPSIRSALSYIGINEVHSIAVEYDEFGDERLAASIAVAEAEIAGLVSRMNRDAS; encoded by the coding sequence ATGACTACCTTGCTACATCTCGATGCCAGCGCGCGCGGCGGACGTTCTGACCGGCAGGCGCATGGTTCCCATACGCGCAGGCTGACGCACCGCTTTGTCCAGCAGTGGCTGCAGCAGCGGCCGGGCGACCAGGTCAGCGTGCGCGACGTCGGCCTCAATCCGCCGTCGCCGGTGAGCGGCGAATGGATACACGCCGCCTTTACTGCGCCCGCTTTGCGCGCAAGCTGGATGCATCAGGTGCTGGCGGAAAGCGATATGCTGGTCGATGAAATCCTGGCGGCCGATATCCTGGTGCTGGGCGTGCCCATGTATAACTTCAACGTGCCGGCGCAATTCAAGTCCTGGATCGACAATATCGTCAGGGTTGGCCGCACCTTCGGTTTTGACCGGCAGCGCCAGGGCGAGCCTTACTGGCCCATGCTGCAGGATGCCGGCAAGCGCGCGGTAGTACTGTCGTCGAGGGGCGATTACGGTTACGGGGCAGGGCAGCGGATCGCCGCCATGAACCATGTCGAGCCCAGCATCCGCAGCGCCCTGTCTTACATCGGCATCAATGAGGTACACAGCATTGCGGTCGAATACGATGAGTTCGGCGATGAGCGCCTGGCCGCCTCGATCGCCGTGGCCGAAGCCGAGATCGCCGGTCTGGTGAGCCGGATGAACAGGGATGCCAGCTAG
- a CDS encoding HdeD family acid-resistance protein, whose amino-acid sequence MLRLVLLLLGVDYLRDRWRGLRIIGWLWAVAGVVIFVDALDNALYFPISFFAYFLLAEGIATLAVAWTGVAGQRVLRHIKGAAFIISALLILAGHHHGNFILSMIFGTLFLADGLLQAISATVVRYPRWRLALAGGVVECAIAIFFYQPYPTHYVGTVPYCIGLGLAFGGWQMLLLAYRVRRLSAEATVESLLQRAEAGSAQQYAGTAAKNNVQEWDGPPAAGEKALTVHVWTPVGSSRTPAQRLPIIDRYIAAVDSNGVISTGHAALETPEGVYISLYPGVEIDRSPDQFGRLLRATPDNDVAGVFQPDYPTESRAWCESTVKVRIRNYSAERLSAFWESYRQDNTYNLTYRNCSSSVARALEAALEGAAGRIRGRSWSAFVRLFLTPELWVAAQIRKRAKTMAWTPGLALDYARAMSMLADPRPFGWLKMARLALRTMSRSRRTWRQEHAMARQPAPDGEEKITS is encoded by the coding sequence ATGCTGCGTCTGGTACTGCTGCTGTTAGGCGTCGATTACTTGCGCGACCGCTGGCGCGGATTGCGCATCATCGGCTGGCTATGGGCTGTCGCGGGAGTAGTGATATTTGTCGACGCCCTGGATAATGCATTGTATTTCCCGATCAGTTTTTTCGCCTACTTCCTGCTTGCCGAAGGCATCGCCACGCTGGCGGTGGCATGGACGGGGGTTGCCGGGCAGCGCGTCCTGCGTCACATCAAAGGCGCGGCGTTCATCATTTCCGCACTGCTTATCCTGGCCGGGCACCACCACGGCAATTTCATCTTGTCGATGATTTTCGGCACGCTGTTCCTGGCTGATGGCCTGCTGCAGGCCATTTCGGCAACCGTGGTGCGTTATCCGCGCTGGCGGCTGGCGCTCGCAGGCGGCGTCGTCGAGTGCGCCATCGCGATTTTTTTCTACCAGCCGTATCCGACCCACTACGTCGGCACCGTGCCTTACTGCATCGGCCTGGGCCTGGCGTTCGGCGGCTGGCAGATGCTGCTGCTGGCGTACCGCGTGCGACGCCTGTCGGCCGAGGCAACGGTCGAGTCCCTGCTGCAAAGAGCCGAGGCCGGCTCCGCCCAGCAATATGCAGGAACAGCGGCCAAGAATAATGTGCAGGAATGGGATGGTCCGCCGGCTGCAGGCGAAAAGGCCCTGACCGTCCATGTCTGGACCCCGGTCGGTTCCTCGCGGACGCCGGCGCAGCGGCTGCCGATCATCGACCGCTATATTGCCGCGGTTGATTCCAACGGCGTGATTTCAACCGGCCACGCGGCGCTTGAGACGCCTGAAGGCGTTTATATCAGCCTCTATCCGGGAGTTGAAATCGACCGCTCGCCGGATCAATTCGGCCGCCTGCTGCGGGCTACGCCGGACAACGATGTAGCAGGCGTGTTCCAGCCGGACTATCCGACCGAATCGCGCGCCTGGTGCGAATCGACCGTCAAGGTCAGGATCAGGAATTACAGCGCGGAACGGTTAAGCGCTTTTTGGGAAAGCTACAGGCAGGACAATACCTATAACCTGACTTACCGCAACTGCTCGAGTTCGGTCGCGCGTGCGCTGGAAGCAGCGCTTGAGGGCGCGGCCGGCAGGATCCGCGGCCGCAGCTGGAGCGCGTTTGTGCGGCTGTTCCTGACGCCGGAACTGTGGGTCGCGGCGCAAATCCGCAAGCGCGCGAAAACCATGGCATGGACGCCGGGACTGGCCTTGGATTACGCGCGCGCCATGAGCATGCTGGCGGACCCGCGGCCGTTCGGCTGGCTGAAGATGGCGCGCCTGGCGCTGCGCACCATGTCGCGTTCGCGCCGGACCTGGCGCCAGGAACATGCAATGGCCAGGCAGCCGGCACCTGACGGCGAAGAAAAAATCACCTCCTGA
- a CDS encoding DUF1697 domain-containing protein, with translation MTVYVALLRAVNVGGTGVLPMKELAALCSGLGFGQVRTYIQSGNVIFDSALGRDAVGQELAQALGSKMGKPVDVLLRTAAELRAILKANPFPDAEPSKVAVVFCNGSLPKGWLDLLRIPGAEEVRPGKKEIYIHYPEGMGKSKLKLPSSTGIATVRNINTVTKLLALAVS, from the coding sequence ATGACGGTGTATGTCGCGCTATTGCGCGCAGTGAATGTCGGCGGGACCGGCGTCTTGCCGATGAAAGAACTGGCGGCGCTGTGCAGCGGGCTGGGCTTCGGCCAGGTCCGCACCTATATCCAGAGCGGCAACGTGATTTTCGACAGCGCTCTGGGCAGAGACGCCGTCGGCCAGGAACTGGCGCAAGCGCTCGGCAGCAAGATGGGCAAGCCGGTCGATGTCTTGCTGCGCACCGCGGCAGAGCTGCGCGCCATATTAAAAGCCAATCCCTTCCCGGATGCGGAGCCGTCGAAAGTCGCGGTGGTTTTTTGCAACGGCAGCCTGCCTAAGGGCTGGCTCGATCTGCTGCGCATCCCCGGCGCCGAAGAAGTCCGGCCGGGAAAGAAGGAAATCTATATCCACTATCCGGAAGGCATGGGAAAATCAAAGCTGAAACTGCCGTCGTCGACCGGCATCGCCACCGTGCGCAACATCAACACGGTTACCAAGTTGCTCGCCCTGGCCGTCAGCTAA